In Prunus dulcis chromosome 2, ALMONDv2, whole genome shotgun sequence, a single genomic region encodes these proteins:
- the LOC117617451 gene encoding DNA topoisomerase 2 isoform X2, with protein MAIEKKRPLQTSNSANIAPAPTDGQGKTIEEMYQKKSQLEHILLRPDTYIGSIEKHTQILWVYQNDEMVNRSISYVPGLYKIFDEILVNAADNKQRDSSMDAVKVTIDVEQNCISVYNNGAGVPVEIHQEEKVYVPELIFGHLLTSSNYDDTEKKTTGGRNGYGAKLTNIFSTEFIIETADGKRQKKYKQVFTNNMGKKTEPVITKCKESENWTRVTYKPDLSKFNMTHLEDDVVALMKKRVIDLAGCLGKTVKVELNGKRVPVKSFLDYVDLYLQSACKSRDTPLPRMTEKVNDRWEICVSLSDGQFQQVSFVNGIATIKGGTHVDYVTNQITNHVMNIVNKKNKNANLKAHNVKNYLWVFVNALIDNPAFDSQTKETLTIRPNSFGSKCELTPAFLTKVAKSGIVDSLLSWANFKQNKDLKKTDGTKTERVHNINKLEDANLAGGKNSEKCTLILTEGDSAKALAMAGLAVVGRDHYGVFPLRGKLLNVREASATQVRDNEEIKNIKRILGLQQDKEYTSLKSLRYGSLMIMTDQDHDGSHIKGLLINFIHSFWPSLLKIPSFLVEFITPIVKATHKNGKSLAFYSMPEYEAWKESLRGNASGWSIKYYKGLGTSTSKEGRDYFQNLALHKKDFIWIDERDGEAIELAFSKKKIEERKNWLRQFEPSVHLDQKEKLIKYSDFVHKELIQFSMADLQRSIPSMVDGLKPGQRKILFCSFKRNFVKEAKVAQFSGYVSEHSAYHHGEQSLASTIIGMAQDYVGSNNINLLQPNGQFGTRNLGGKDHASARYIYTRLSPITRFLFPKDDDRLLDYLNEDGQSIEPTWYVPIIPTVLVNGSEGIGTGWSSYIPNYNTRDIVANVRRLLNGEAMVPMDPWYRGFSGTIEKTVKESGVSYTVCGVIEEGNETTVRISELPIRRWTQDYKEFLESISQGNDKAKDPFIEGFTQHSDHSTVDIIVHLPEENLMAARQEGLLKKFKLTTSISTSNMHLFDPKGVIKKYDTPEQILEEFFHLRLEFYEKRKKVLLDNLEMELLKLENKVRFILAVVNGEIIVSNRRRADLFLELQQKGFTPFPKKTKAQEPEVAGAIEDTEETEENSESASGNGARISDYEYLISMAIGTLTIERVQALCADRDKVNNEVAELRNSTPRSLWLKDLDALEMELGELEKSEALAEEAKKKSRNQVKTAPAAKVSKPAPKNPRKNNKKANNAEAAAESRETSSSFVFEMEKAPEIVKRKVGVVAKKAPAGKKQAKSAVVLSDDDDEVLELKDRLAAYNLDSSPENSAGKETEVPQEPVQRKEPSKRGMQIDDDEDFEVEIAAGPAAGKKGGRKAAGTTKASKPPAAAKKRGAANKQSQASSSSGQKLLTDMLKPAETSGVSPEPKVRKMRASPFNKKSGSVMGKVILEVEMAESEEKVDTPSTEERSDAPVAARARPQRTNRRQTRYVLSDSESEKEVSEDSDFDASEED; from the exons ATGGCGATCGAGAAGAAACGCCCACTCCAAACCAGCAACAGCGCAAACATAGCCCCAGCCCCAACTGATGGCCAAGGCAAGACGATCGAAGAGATGTACCAGAAGAAGAGCCAGCTCGAGCACATCTTGCTCCGACCCGACACGTACATCGGGTCGATCGAGAAGCACACCCAAATCCTATGGGTCTATCAAAACGACGAGATGGTTAACCGTTCCATCAGCTACGTTCCCGGACTGTACAAGATCTTCGATGAGATCCTCGTCAACGCCGCCGATAATAAACAGCGAGACTCGTCCATGGACGCCGTGAAAGTCACCATTGACGTCGAGCAGAACTGTATAAGTGTCTACAACAATGGGGCTGGAGTGCCCGTGGAGATTCACCAGGAGGAGAAGGTGTATGTGCCGGAGTTGATCTTCGGACACCTATTGACCAGTAGCAATTACGACGATACGGAGAAGAAGACCACCGGTGGTCGCAACGGCTATGGTGCCAAGCTTACGAACATTTTCTCCACTGAGTTCATCATCGAGACTGCTGACGGGAAGCGACAGAAGAAGTACAAGCAG GTGTTCACTAACAACATGGGGAAGAAAACTGAGCCAGTCATCACCAAGTGCAAAGAGAGTGAGAACTGGACCAGGGTTACATATAAGCCCGACCTATCGAAGTTTAACATGACCCATCTGGAAGATGACGTGGTTGCATTGATGAAAAAGAGAGTGATTGACTTGGCTGGATGCCTTGGAAAGACTGTGAAGGTTGAGCTGAATGGAAAGAGGGTCCCTGTAAAGTCATTTCTTGATTATGTTGACCTCTACTTACAATCTGCCTGCAAATCTAGAGATACTCCCCTTCCAAG GATGACAGAGAAAGTTAATGATAGGTGGGAGATTTGTGTTAGTCTCAGTGACGGGCAGTTTCAACAg GTCAGCTTTGTGAATGGAATTGCAACAATCAAGGGTGGAACTCATGTTGATTACGTCACAAATCAAATCACGAATCATGTGATGAATATTGTAAATAAGAAGAACAAGAATGCCAACCTCAAAGCCCATAATGTGAAGAATTATCTATGGGTCTTTGTCAATGCTCTTATTGACAACCCTGCGTTTGATTCCCAAACAAAGGAAACTTTGACGATTCGCCCAAATAGTTTTGGATCTAAATGTGAACTTACACCAGCGTTCTTAACTAAAG TGGCAAAGTCTGGAATTGTGGATAGTCTTCTCTCGTGGGCAAATTTTAAGCAGAACAAAGACCTGAAGAAAACTGATGGGACAAAAACAGAGAGGGTTCATAATATCAACAAGCTTGAGGATGCTAACTTAGCTGGAGGGAAGAACTCTGAAAAGTGTACTTTGATTTTGACAGAAGGGGATTCAGCTAAAGCTCTTGCA ATGGCAGGGCTTGCTGTTGTAGGTAGGGATCATTACGGTGTTTTCCCATTGAGGGGTAAACTGCTTAATGTAAGAGAAGCTAGTGCCACTCAGGTCAGGGATAATGAGGAAATTAAGAATATCAAGAGGATTCTTGGACTGCAGCAAGATAAAGAGTATACCAGTCTTAAGTCCTTGAGATATGGTAGCCTGATGATTATGACTGATCAG GATCATGATGGTTCCCACATCAAAGGACTTCTGATCAACTTCATTCATTCCTTCTGGCCATCACTGCTTAAAATTCCatcttttttggttgagtttaTAACTCCGATTGTCAAG GCAACCCACAAAAATGGGAAATCACTTGCATTTTACTCCATGCCCGAGTATGAGGCATGGAAGGAAAGTTTGAGGGGCAATGCAAGTGGCTGGTCCATAAAGTATTATAAG GGGTTGGGAACAAGCACGTCTAAAGAAGGGAGGGACTATTTTCAAAATCTTGCTTTGCACAAGAAAGATTTTATTTGGATAGATGAGCGTGATGGGGAGGCAATTGAGCTTGCTTTCAGtaagaagaaaatagaagagaggaagaactggCTTCGGCAGTTTGAG CCTTCTGTACATCTTGATCAGAAGGAGAAGCTTATAAAGTACAGTGACTTTGTTCACAAAGAGCTTATACAGTTTTCCATGGCTGATCTGCAAAGGTCAATTCCGTCAATGGTTGATGGCTTGAAGCCAGGTCAAAGGAAGATTCTGTTCTGCTCCTTTAAGAGGAACTTTGTGAAGGAAGCAAAAGTTGCCCAGTTTTCTGGTTATGTCTCTGAGCATTCTGCCTACCACCACGGTGAGCAGAGTCTTGCGAGTACTATCATTGGAATGGCACAGGATTATGTGGGCAGCAATAATATCAATCTTCTTCAACCAAATGGTCAATTTGGTACCCGTAACTTG GGAGGCAAAGACCATGCAAGTGCTCGTTATATATATACTCGGCTTTCTCCTATTACAAGATTCCTTTTCCCGAAGGATGATGACAGACTCCTTGACTACTTGAATGAAGATGGGCAATCTATTGAGCCAACTTg GTATGTTCCAATTATACCAACAGTTTTAGTTAATGGTAGTGAAGGAATTGGTACAGGGTGGAGCTCTTACATTCCTAATTATAATACAAGAGACATTGTTGCAAATGTAAGGCGCTTGCTTAATGGTGAAGCAATGGTGCCAATGGATCCCTGGTACAGAGGATTTTCTGGAACTATTGAGAAAACTGTCAAGGAATCAGGTGTAAGCTACACTGTATGTGGGGTCATAGAGGAGGGCAATGAGACAACAGTTAGGATTTCGGAGTTGCCAATCCGTAGGTGGACTCAAGATTATAAGGAATTCCTTGAGTCTATCTCTCAAGGAAATGACAAGGCCAAGGATCCATTCATTGAG GGTTTCACACAGCACAGTGATCACAGTACTGTAGATATCATAGTCCACTTACCTGAAGAGAACCTAATGGCTGCCAGGCAAGAGGGTTTGCTGAAGAAATTTAAACTGACCACCAGCATTAGCACAAGTAATATGCACCTGTTTGATCCAAAAGGCGTGATAAAGAAATACGACACTCCAGAACAAA TTCTTGAGGAGTTTTTTCACCTAAGACTTGAATTCTATGAGAAAAGAAAG AAAGTACTATTGGATAACCTTGAGATGGAGTTGttaaaattggaaaacaaGGTCAGGTTTATCCTGGCTGTCGTAAATGGAGAGATCATTGTGAGCAATAGAAGGAGGGCTGATTTATTCCTCGAGCTCCAACAGAAAGGTTTCACTCCCTTTCCAAAGAAGACCAAGGCCCAAGAGCCAGAAGTTGCTGGGGCAATTGAAGATACAGAAGAAACGGAAGAGAACTCAGAGTCTGCCAGTGGAAATGGAGCACGTATTAGTGATTATGAGTATCTCATATCCATGGCAATTGGGACCTTGACCATTGAGAGGGTTCAGGCCCTATGTGCTGATAGGGATAAGGTCAATAACGAGGTTGCTGAGTTGAGAAATTCAACACCAAGGTCACTGTGGTTGAAGGATCTTGATGCTCTTGAAATGGAACTTGGT GAGCTGGAGAAAAGTGAGGCTCTGGCAGAGGaggcaaaaaagaaatcacGAAACCAAGTGAAAACTGCACCTGCTGCTAAGGTTTCTAAACCAGCACCTAAAAACCCACGCAAGAATAATAAGAAGGCCAACAATGCAGAAGCTGCTGCTGAAAGCAGGGAAACATCTTCCAGTTTTGTGTTTGAAATGG AGAAAGCTCCTGAGATAGTGAAACGGAAAGTTGGAGTAGTTGCAAAGAAAGCTCCTGCTGGCAAGAAG CAGGCAAAATCTGCTGTAGTTTtgagtgatgatgatgatgaagtgCTTGAGCTGAAAGACAGACTAGCTGCCTATAATCTTGATTCATCTCCCGAAAATTCAGCAG GCAAGGAAACCGAAGTGCCACAAGAACCAGTCCAGAGAAAAGAACCTAGCAAAAGGGGCATGCAAATAGATGATGACGAGGATTTTGAGGTAGAAATAGCAGCTGGCCCAGCAGCAGGAAAGAAGGGAGGGAGAAAAGCAGCTGGAACTACAAAGGCATCAAAACCCCCTGCAGCGGCAAAGAAGAGAGGCGCAGCTAACAAGCAATCTCAagcctcatcatcatcaggcCAGAAGCTTTTAACTGACATGTTAAAGCCTGCTGAAACTTCAGGGGTTTCACCGGAGCCGAAAGTGAGGAAGATGAGGGCATCCCCATTCAACAAGAAAAGTGGTTCCGTAATGGGCAAAGTTATTTTGGAGGTTGAGATGGCTGAAAGTGAAGAGAAGGTGGACACTCCATCCACTGAAGAAAGAAGTGACGCTCCAGTGGCGGCCAGAGCTAGACCTCAGAGGACAAACCGCAGGCAGACAAGGTATGTGTTGAGTGACTCGGAGAGTGAGAAGGAGGTCAGTGAAGATTCTGATTTTGATGCAAGTGAAGAGGACTAG
- the LOC117617451 gene encoding DNA topoisomerase 2 isoform X1 yields the protein MAIEKKRPLQTSNSANIAPAPTDGQGKTIEEMYQKKSQLEHILLRPDTYIGSIEKHTQILWVYQNDEMVNRSISYVPGLYKIFDEILVNAADNKQRDSSMDAVKVTIDVEQNCISVYNNGAGVPVEIHQEEKVYVPELIFGHLLTSSNYDDTEKKTTGGRNGYGAKLTNIFSTEFIIETADGKRQKKYKQVFTNNMGKKTEPVITKCKESENWTRVTYKPDLSKFNMTHLEDDVVALMKKRVIDLAGCLGKTVKVELNGKRVPVKSFLDYVDLYLQSACKSRDTPLPRMTEKVNDRWEICVSLSDGQFQQVSFVNGIATIKGGTHVDYVTNQITNHVMNIVNKKNKNANLKAHNVKNYLWVFVNALIDNPAFDSQTKETLTIRPNSFGSKCELTPAFLTKVAKSGIVDSLLSWANFKQNKDLKKTDGTKTERVHNINKLEDANLAGGKNSEKCTLILTEGDSAKALAMAGLAVVGRDHYGVFPLRGKLLNVREASATQVRDNEEIKNIKRILGLQQDKEYTSLKSLRYGSLMIMTDQDHDGSHIKGLLINFIHSFWPSLLKIPSFLVEFITPIVKATHKNGKSLAFYSMPEYEAWKESLRGNASGWSIKYYKGLGTSTSKEGRDYFQNLALHKKDFIWIDERDGEAIELAFSKKKIEERKNWLRQFEPSVHLDQKEKLIKYSDFVHKELIQFSMADLQRSIPSMVDGLKPGQRKILFCSFKRNFVKEAKVAQFSGYVSEHSAYHHGEQSLASTIIGMAQDYVGSNNINLLQPNGQFGTRNLGGKDHASARYIYTRLSPITRFLFPKDDDRLLDYLNEDGQSIEPTWYVPIIPTVLVNGSEGIGTGWSSYIPNYNTRDIVANVRRLLNGEAMVPMDPWYRGFSGTIEKTVKESGVSYTVCGVIEEGNETTVRISELPIRRWTQDYKEFLESISQGNDKAKDPFIEGFTQHSDHSTVDIIVHLPEENLMAARQEGLLKKFKLTTSISTSNMHLFDPKGVIKKYDTPEQILEEFFHLRLEFYEKRKKVLLDNLEMELLKLENKVRFILAVVNGEIIVSNRRRADLFLELQQKGFTPFPKKTKAQEPEVAGAIEDTEETEENSESASGNGARISDYEYLISMAIGTLTIERVQALCADRDKVNNEVAELRNSTPRSLWLKDLDALEMELGELEKSEALAEEAKKKSRNQVKTAPAAKVSKPAPKNPRKNNKKANNAEAAAESRETSSSFVFEMEKAPEIVKRKVGVVAKKAPAGKKQQAKSAVVLSDDDDEVLELKDRLAAYNLDSSPENSAGKETEVPQEPVQRKEPSKRGMQIDDDEDFEVEIAAGPAAGKKGGRKAAGTTKASKPPAAAKKRGAANKQSQASSSSGQKLLTDMLKPAETSGVSPEPKVRKMRASPFNKKSGSVMGKVILEVEMAESEEKVDTPSTEERSDAPVAARARPQRTNRRQTRYVLSDSESEKEVSEDSDFDASEED from the exons ATGGCGATCGAGAAGAAACGCCCACTCCAAACCAGCAACAGCGCAAACATAGCCCCAGCCCCAACTGATGGCCAAGGCAAGACGATCGAAGAGATGTACCAGAAGAAGAGCCAGCTCGAGCACATCTTGCTCCGACCCGACACGTACATCGGGTCGATCGAGAAGCACACCCAAATCCTATGGGTCTATCAAAACGACGAGATGGTTAACCGTTCCATCAGCTACGTTCCCGGACTGTACAAGATCTTCGATGAGATCCTCGTCAACGCCGCCGATAATAAACAGCGAGACTCGTCCATGGACGCCGTGAAAGTCACCATTGACGTCGAGCAGAACTGTATAAGTGTCTACAACAATGGGGCTGGAGTGCCCGTGGAGATTCACCAGGAGGAGAAGGTGTATGTGCCGGAGTTGATCTTCGGACACCTATTGACCAGTAGCAATTACGACGATACGGAGAAGAAGACCACCGGTGGTCGCAACGGCTATGGTGCCAAGCTTACGAACATTTTCTCCACTGAGTTCATCATCGAGACTGCTGACGGGAAGCGACAGAAGAAGTACAAGCAG GTGTTCACTAACAACATGGGGAAGAAAACTGAGCCAGTCATCACCAAGTGCAAAGAGAGTGAGAACTGGACCAGGGTTACATATAAGCCCGACCTATCGAAGTTTAACATGACCCATCTGGAAGATGACGTGGTTGCATTGATGAAAAAGAGAGTGATTGACTTGGCTGGATGCCTTGGAAAGACTGTGAAGGTTGAGCTGAATGGAAAGAGGGTCCCTGTAAAGTCATTTCTTGATTATGTTGACCTCTACTTACAATCTGCCTGCAAATCTAGAGATACTCCCCTTCCAAG GATGACAGAGAAAGTTAATGATAGGTGGGAGATTTGTGTTAGTCTCAGTGACGGGCAGTTTCAACAg GTCAGCTTTGTGAATGGAATTGCAACAATCAAGGGTGGAACTCATGTTGATTACGTCACAAATCAAATCACGAATCATGTGATGAATATTGTAAATAAGAAGAACAAGAATGCCAACCTCAAAGCCCATAATGTGAAGAATTATCTATGGGTCTTTGTCAATGCTCTTATTGACAACCCTGCGTTTGATTCCCAAACAAAGGAAACTTTGACGATTCGCCCAAATAGTTTTGGATCTAAATGTGAACTTACACCAGCGTTCTTAACTAAAG TGGCAAAGTCTGGAATTGTGGATAGTCTTCTCTCGTGGGCAAATTTTAAGCAGAACAAAGACCTGAAGAAAACTGATGGGACAAAAACAGAGAGGGTTCATAATATCAACAAGCTTGAGGATGCTAACTTAGCTGGAGGGAAGAACTCTGAAAAGTGTACTTTGATTTTGACAGAAGGGGATTCAGCTAAAGCTCTTGCA ATGGCAGGGCTTGCTGTTGTAGGTAGGGATCATTACGGTGTTTTCCCATTGAGGGGTAAACTGCTTAATGTAAGAGAAGCTAGTGCCACTCAGGTCAGGGATAATGAGGAAATTAAGAATATCAAGAGGATTCTTGGACTGCAGCAAGATAAAGAGTATACCAGTCTTAAGTCCTTGAGATATGGTAGCCTGATGATTATGACTGATCAG GATCATGATGGTTCCCACATCAAAGGACTTCTGATCAACTTCATTCATTCCTTCTGGCCATCACTGCTTAAAATTCCatcttttttggttgagtttaTAACTCCGATTGTCAAG GCAACCCACAAAAATGGGAAATCACTTGCATTTTACTCCATGCCCGAGTATGAGGCATGGAAGGAAAGTTTGAGGGGCAATGCAAGTGGCTGGTCCATAAAGTATTATAAG GGGTTGGGAACAAGCACGTCTAAAGAAGGGAGGGACTATTTTCAAAATCTTGCTTTGCACAAGAAAGATTTTATTTGGATAGATGAGCGTGATGGGGAGGCAATTGAGCTTGCTTTCAGtaagaagaaaatagaagagaggaagaactggCTTCGGCAGTTTGAG CCTTCTGTACATCTTGATCAGAAGGAGAAGCTTATAAAGTACAGTGACTTTGTTCACAAAGAGCTTATACAGTTTTCCATGGCTGATCTGCAAAGGTCAATTCCGTCAATGGTTGATGGCTTGAAGCCAGGTCAAAGGAAGATTCTGTTCTGCTCCTTTAAGAGGAACTTTGTGAAGGAAGCAAAAGTTGCCCAGTTTTCTGGTTATGTCTCTGAGCATTCTGCCTACCACCACGGTGAGCAGAGTCTTGCGAGTACTATCATTGGAATGGCACAGGATTATGTGGGCAGCAATAATATCAATCTTCTTCAACCAAATGGTCAATTTGGTACCCGTAACTTG GGAGGCAAAGACCATGCAAGTGCTCGTTATATATATACTCGGCTTTCTCCTATTACAAGATTCCTTTTCCCGAAGGATGATGACAGACTCCTTGACTACTTGAATGAAGATGGGCAATCTATTGAGCCAACTTg GTATGTTCCAATTATACCAACAGTTTTAGTTAATGGTAGTGAAGGAATTGGTACAGGGTGGAGCTCTTACATTCCTAATTATAATACAAGAGACATTGTTGCAAATGTAAGGCGCTTGCTTAATGGTGAAGCAATGGTGCCAATGGATCCCTGGTACAGAGGATTTTCTGGAACTATTGAGAAAACTGTCAAGGAATCAGGTGTAAGCTACACTGTATGTGGGGTCATAGAGGAGGGCAATGAGACAACAGTTAGGATTTCGGAGTTGCCAATCCGTAGGTGGACTCAAGATTATAAGGAATTCCTTGAGTCTATCTCTCAAGGAAATGACAAGGCCAAGGATCCATTCATTGAG GGTTTCACACAGCACAGTGATCACAGTACTGTAGATATCATAGTCCACTTACCTGAAGAGAACCTAATGGCTGCCAGGCAAGAGGGTTTGCTGAAGAAATTTAAACTGACCACCAGCATTAGCACAAGTAATATGCACCTGTTTGATCCAAAAGGCGTGATAAAGAAATACGACACTCCAGAACAAA TTCTTGAGGAGTTTTTTCACCTAAGACTTGAATTCTATGAGAAAAGAAAG AAAGTACTATTGGATAACCTTGAGATGGAGTTGttaaaattggaaaacaaGGTCAGGTTTATCCTGGCTGTCGTAAATGGAGAGATCATTGTGAGCAATAGAAGGAGGGCTGATTTATTCCTCGAGCTCCAACAGAAAGGTTTCACTCCCTTTCCAAAGAAGACCAAGGCCCAAGAGCCAGAAGTTGCTGGGGCAATTGAAGATACAGAAGAAACGGAAGAGAACTCAGAGTCTGCCAGTGGAAATGGAGCACGTATTAGTGATTATGAGTATCTCATATCCATGGCAATTGGGACCTTGACCATTGAGAGGGTTCAGGCCCTATGTGCTGATAGGGATAAGGTCAATAACGAGGTTGCTGAGTTGAGAAATTCAACACCAAGGTCACTGTGGTTGAAGGATCTTGATGCTCTTGAAATGGAACTTGGT GAGCTGGAGAAAAGTGAGGCTCTGGCAGAGGaggcaaaaaagaaatcacGAAACCAAGTGAAAACTGCACCTGCTGCTAAGGTTTCTAAACCAGCACCTAAAAACCCACGCAAGAATAATAAGAAGGCCAACAATGCAGAAGCTGCTGCTGAAAGCAGGGAAACATCTTCCAGTTTTGTGTTTGAAATGG AGAAAGCTCCTGAGATAGTGAAACGGAAAGTTGGAGTAGTTGCAAAGAAAGCTCCTGCTGGCAAGAAG CAGCAGGCAAAATCTGCTGTAGTTTtgagtgatgatgatgatgaagtgCTTGAGCTGAAAGACAGACTAGCTGCCTATAATCTTGATTCATCTCCCGAAAATTCAGCAG GCAAGGAAACCGAAGTGCCACAAGAACCAGTCCAGAGAAAAGAACCTAGCAAAAGGGGCATGCAAATAGATGATGACGAGGATTTTGAGGTAGAAATAGCAGCTGGCCCAGCAGCAGGAAAGAAGGGAGGGAGAAAAGCAGCTGGAACTACAAAGGCATCAAAACCCCCTGCAGCGGCAAAGAAGAGAGGCGCAGCTAACAAGCAATCTCAagcctcatcatcatcaggcCAGAAGCTTTTAACTGACATGTTAAAGCCTGCTGAAACTTCAGGGGTTTCACCGGAGCCGAAAGTGAGGAAGATGAGGGCATCCCCATTCAACAAGAAAAGTGGTTCCGTAATGGGCAAAGTTATTTTGGAGGTTGAGATGGCTGAAAGTGAAGAGAAGGTGGACACTCCATCCACTGAAGAAAGAAGTGACGCTCCAGTGGCGGCCAGAGCTAGACCTCAGAGGACAAACCGCAGGCAGACAAGGTATGTGTTGAGTGACTCGGAGAGTGAGAAGGAGGTCAGTGAAGATTCTGATTTTGATGCAAGTGAAGAGGACTAG